One region of Macadamia integrifolia cultivar HAES 741 chromosome 11, SCU_Mint_v3, whole genome shotgun sequence genomic DNA includes:
- the LOC122092853 gene encoding CBL-interacting protein kinase 5-like, with the protein MDKKGNILMQRYEVGRMLGQGTFAKVYHARNLKTGQNVAIKVIDKEKVLKVGLIDQIKREISVMRLVQHPNVVQLYEVMASKTKIYFTMEYVKGGELFNKIARGKLKEEAARKYFQQLIGAVDFCHSRGVYHRDLKPENLLLDENCNLKVSDFGLSALGESCRHDGLLHTTCGTPAYVAPEVINKKGYGGAKADIWSCGVVLFVLLAGYLPFQDSNLMEMYRKISRGEFKCPNWFSPEVRKLLSRILDPNPHTRVPIVKIMENPWFKKGYKPVEHPQPQEDEQDMIAMDVQNAFSEDSSDQASCSSSSKKKDPMRPTCMNAFDIISLSQGFDLSRLFEKDKEHKPESRFTSMKPASAIVSKLEEIAENESFKVKKKDGLVKLQGNKEGRKGQLAIDAEIFEVTPSFHMVEVKKASGDTLEYHDFCNQGLKPSLKDIVWAWQGGEQPPQQQLQEPQPA; encoded by the coding sequence ATGGACAAGAAGGGTAACATCCTGATGCAAAGGTACGAGGTTGGGCGAATGCTTGGGCAAGGTACCTTCGCCAAGGTCTACCATGCTCGGAACCTCAAAACCGGACAGAACGTCGCCATTAAAGTGATCGACAAGGAGAAGGTCCTCAAGGTAGGCCTCATTGATCAAATCAAGCGAGAGATTTCAGTAATGAGACTTGTCCAACACCCCAACGTAGTTCAGCTCTACGAGGTCATGGCAAGCAAGACCAAGATCTATTTCACAATGGAATACGTTAAAGGTGGGGAACTTTTCAATAAGATTGCAAGAGGGAAGCTTAAAGAAGAAGCAGCTCGCAAATACTTCCAACAATTGATCGGCGCAGTCGATTTCTGCCATAGCAGAGGCGTCTATCACCGTGATCTCAAGCCGGAAAATCTCCTCCTCGATGAGAATTGTAACCTAAAGGTCTCCGATTTCGGTCTCAGTGCCCTCGGTGAGTCCTGCCGGCACGACGGCCTCCTCCACACTACTTGTGGAACGCCGGCGTATGTTGCGCCGGAGGTTATCAACAAGAAGGGCTATGGCGGTGCCAAGGCAGATATATGGTCCTGTGGGGTTGTTCTGTTTGTGCTATTGGCAGGGTATCTACCATTCCAGGATTCAAATCTCATGGAAATGTATAGGAAGATTAGCAGAGGAGAATTCAAGTGTCCCAATTGGTTCTCGCCAGAGGTTAGAAAGCTTCTCTCAAGAATACTAGATCCCAATCCTCATACAAGGGTACCAATTGTTAAGATCATGGAGAATCCATGGTTCAAGAAGGGATATAAACCAGTGGAGCATCCACAACCACAAGAAGATGAACAGGACATGATAGCTATGGATGTCCAGAATGCATTTTCTGAGGACTCCTCTGATCAAGCtagttgttcttcttcttcaaagaagAAAGACCCCATGAGACCAACTTGTATGAATGCATTTGATATCATATCTCTGTCTCAAGGGTTTGATCTATCTAGGCTTTTTGAGAAGGACAAGGAACACAAGCCAGAGTCTAGATTCACGTCAATGAAGCCGGCATCTGCAATTGTATCAAAATTGGAGGAGATTGCAGAGAATGAGAGCTTTaaggtgaagaagaaagatgggttgGTGAAATTGCAGGGGAACAAGGAAGGGAGGAAGGGACAGTTAGCTATAGATGCTGAGATCTTCGAGGTAACTCCATCGTTTCACATGGTGGAAGTGAAGAAAGCATCAGGGGATACATTGGAGTACCATGATTTCTGTAACCAAGGATTGAAGCCTTCACTTAAGGATATTGTATGGGCTTGGCAAGGAGGGGAGCAACCACCCCAACAGCAACTTCAGGAACCGCAACCTGCTTAA